The genome window cgtaactgacccttcaactaaggggaacagctgctccctatccaccctgtccatgaccctcataatcttgtacaccttgatcaggtcaccctcagtcttctctgttccagcgaaaacaacccaagcctatacagtctctcttcatagcttaaatgttccatcccatggtgcatcctggtgaatcgcctctgcaccccctccagtgcaatcacatccttcctataatgtggcgaccagaattgcacacagtactccagctgtggccttaccaaagttctgtacaactccaacatgacctccctgcttttgtaatctatgcctcgattgataaaggtaagtgtcccatatgcctttttcaccatcctattaacctgcccttctgtcttcagagatctatggacaaacacgccaaggtccttttgttcctcggaacttcccagtgtcaggccattcatttgaaggagtaatgtgacacggaagtattcaaagtgtatcacctcacactttccagGGTTAAATTCCATGTGTGTGAATAATTTCTTTCCTGCCTtaccaagatgcagatatcacttcCATTGctgatatcctgctctcagcagaggGCGGGGCCTTAGGTGCATATGACcatatgcaggtggtcttgcatggccagggtgggattgataaggcactgaaacacaATCAGATGACTCAATCAGAGACTGAATAACCCTTTCTGACCCAGGACCCTTAACATATTAGGTAAAGCCGCGGCCCACAAGGACATTGACCAAGTCCAACTTCCCCGGCTGCTGCAACAGTCACAGGAAGTCATGTAGAAGAATTCGTTCAGGAGACTGACCACCCAGGAACAAGCTCCTGTTGGTAGTTCTGACTAACACCAGCTGCTTATAAGTATATACCATTGCTTAGTGGGTTAATAGAGGTTTTCCACATTGGATTCAATTTCCACTCCGAGTTCATTTCATACCCCCCCTGTTTAAGTATCAAGGATGTCACTTTCCTCTCAGGACTAGAGCTGTACTAAGAGTCTTACAATCTTGTCATGAGCTAACGAATACTTCCCGATTTACAAATAGTCACTCGGTactatagaacttgagtattgttgaaaaaaTAAAGTCATTgcaagcccgactgataatcttacaACCACTATAATTCTGAGCACACTTGGGAATGTTCAGTAACTGTAAGTGCTGCCCAATCGTGAAATCACATCCAATGTTACGCATTGTGTTCGGAGTTTTGCAACTACCACCCTGGTTGAGTAGAGTCAGTATTCTACCCAGTGCAAACAGCCGAAGGGACGTgccgtttgatacgatccgccagtcgttGCGACGTACACCCTACGTGCCTGACGCTGCACTGCCACTGGAATTcatatttgtgtggtaggcagaataaGTAACGTGGTTTGATGGCAGCGTCCTGTTTGTGGAAAATATCACTCGTGTTGCCACTGCACTGTAGCAGTGTGAAACGGCTAGCTTCAACTGTGTCTCACATTTTTGAGATCCCCTACCCTTCcaaggtaatttgaggtagactgcaaCGTGactcacttacacttgctagaagctacatatattcatacacagggacctaccctctgcaggcaaaaggaagatGCCCAGACGTTGCGCCTTTTTGGAATTAAGCAAAGCGTGGGGGACAACAGTTTCCTGATGCATTCTCCACGGTGACGCCTGGACcgatcagagttgacttgccaaccaatcagcacccttttatcGTGCAGTATAAATTGTTACTCCCTTTGAAActtggcattcttgcgtctgtcctgatgagtgcaagacaaaaagcttcgacagcaggTCTCTCTTTTCAGCAAGACCTCCTGATTCATTTTGTCTTCCATTTCATTTTTAATTTTGGCCCTGTCTTGTCTGTCGgcttgcacttttttttttaaaggaaaacacGGTCTGTAAACGCACTTCGTAAATGCAAGTCAGGTCCTGTTTggcgacatcctgagattgtgaaagtgtTTTAAGGGTGGTGactaatgtaatgtaggaaacgcagcgacCAGTTTGCTCTCAGCAAgctcccccacaaacagcaatgtataaTGACCAGATCAGCTGCTTTGGTGATGTCGCTTGAAggctaaatattggccgggacgccAGGCTCTCCCTTGACATAATGCTACGGGAACTCCATTCGCCGTCTCATCCCaaagatagcacctccgacagtgcagcattccctcattcctGCACCGGGGAGCGTCAGCCTccattttgggttcaagtcccactccagaggtaaGACTGGTACCCAATGAGACACAGCGGCACTGATCCTGTTGGCTTCTCTGGGCAAAACTGTTTGCATTTTCAGTGAGGTTAATGTATAAGTTACCAAAAGAAAAGACAAACTTATAGAAGTCTGCAGCATCGGTTTGAACCCTGGATCCTTTAACTGACCTGATATTGAAGAACAAGGATGAAGATGTTGTCTGCGCCAATAGCGAGCACCAGGAAGGGAACCACCTCTAGAATGACGAGCGAAGCTGGGACTCCGACATAACAATAGAATCCCATAGCTGAAAGAACAGCGCCCAACACCACTAGAATTCCACCCAGTCCCAGCGTAATCTTTGATTCGATCTGCAGTTCAAAATAGACCAGAAATACACAAGTAACCAAGGCAGGAAAGccgagttgaggctacaatcagatcagccaccatCTCATCGAACGGCACAGCAGACTCcagggggccgaatgacctactcctattttGCGACTTATGGTGACAGGGCTGCTTCGTTTTAATTCACTTACAGGATGTTGTCATCAGCAGCAAGGTTATTGCCCATGCAAAGGTAACAGTGAGCTGGCTCAGtgccttgctaagccatttcagtttCAGCTGTGGGGTTAGAGTCACATATAGGACCTCGAGCAGataacagcagattcccttccctgaaggacacagtcatggagtcatacagcacagaaactggcccttcggcccatcgtgtctgtgccggccatcaagcaccgaactgttctaatcccatttcccagcactgtaAAAATCAGCCAACCAATCTGCTTTGCTCAATGGTCCAGTATCTTCAAGGCCATCACTACTGATGTtacctttttaactccagatttattttaTTCACAATCTgcttgtagtgggatttgaactcatgtcaccacATCACAGTGGTCATGTTAGTGGATCAGTCATTTAATGGCCTGGTCTAATGTTACCATACCTGCACTATATGTCAAAAAGGGACAGACTTACACAGTAACTAATGACCGTTTCTCTATCCCTGAACAACAGGCACAAAATAAACCCAAATTATTTTTGAGTGAAAATTGCCCTGTGTTTTTGTTAAACCTGCATTATAGACCTGATTCTTCACCGATTCTATACCTGAATAATTTCATAACTAAGCATGGTCTTAAATGTTGTAATGTCAAAATCACAAGAGACAGTATTTCCTGTGAGCAGCAGGATGAGACTAAGACTGGAACTAATCTCTCGCTCAAGGAATGACAGAAAATAAATGAAACGAAATTAACAGAGAGATGCTCACCATGAAAGTTCTCCAACTTGTATATTCCCCAAGCGCTAAGGCAATGTAGACAAATATAACCAAATAACTGATGGCAAAAATTGGAAGATCTTCTAATGTGGTTCTGCTAATCTCATCTTCAAGAGACCGCTGTGGACACAATTCAAAACAGAATGTTTTACGCTGCACTTATCAATGTACAAACTACAGgcagagactgagagcagggaaatcAGCTGGGAATAACCGAGTCATACTCCTGCTCGTGAGGCAGAAGGTTTTATGCACAAACACTTAGCCTTCAGCACCAACATATAATCGAGGATGATCTCCCTTTGCAACCCCTCAGATGAGGCAGGAAACCTGGGGGCTCGTTGGGGTGAACCCTCGAGGGACCCTTGCCGCGAGTCAACAACACaggcacgacgggctgaatggacgTGCTCTGTGCCAGACAATTCTGTGCTGAGCGAAAGCTGCCAGTTCCCCTGCTCCCTGGTCAACCTTCCTCCCTGAGCAGAAGCCAGCGGGATTTGGATGGTCTGCTTCCTTGTGGAGGGCTGTCGGGGGTAGTGAGAAACATGGTCAAACAGCATACCTCAGACATATAGACAAAGCTGAAACTGAAAGAGTTGTTCTCTTTAAACTCCCGCAGCATCTTTAAGTATTCTCGCTCCCACAGCATCACGTATTCATATTTGGGGTCGTCGGTTTCGTAGTTGTTTAAAGAGAATGTCATAATGAAGGCCTCTGATAGAGTGAAATCCTCATCTGCCAGAAAATAAAGAGGTTAAAGTGAAGAGGCAAGTATGGAGTCAAATGCTCGGAGTGAAAGTCATCGACCTCAATCAGTCCTGTCCCAATAAGGAAGCTGCGTTTCCtatattccaacagtgactacactactgCCAATGAAACTCTTTGACAAGTCCTTCGGGACGTATGGAGCTCAGGGAACACGATATAGAGGTGCAAGTCTTTTCCATCAATGTAGTCAATGGGGTGGATTCATTGTAATGAGAAGTTATTGCAATAATCATTGACCGAGACAAAAATCTTCAGCCATCGTTTAGATCAGCTCCCACCTTCTCCTTGCATTCCTTAGCATTTTATCTCTTAAAGCTACGTGTTTCTTGACCATTTTTAATACTCCCTGCTTCAGTGACCACTCGTGGTATTTTTTGCCCACACCTCGATTACCCTTTCAACAGACCGCAGATCTAAACCTCAGTTTCCTACTTGTTAATGTGTTAACCGGTACTAGATTCCTTCAACGCAGTCAACATTGGTGTGCAATCTCCACTTACAAATAAGGAAATGCTGTTTTTCCACCTGGGACGGTGCCTCTCTCTGTCTACCATTGAATTCTCCCAGTCCGGGTGCTTTTCCCATTCTCTGCTATCTCGTTCTGCGACTGCACTTCAGTTCAAAGCTCTCATGCATTGCCAGGCAATCTCTCCAGTGCATCTATGATCAGCCAGTTCAAAGAAAATCCAGGCCTTTACTTCACAAGAACCAATATCTTCAACGGTTTTGATCTGGACTGTATCTGAACTAGATTGGGCCAATACTCAAGAATTGCCTAAGGATTAAGTCCCATGGAAAGATCCAATGAAAATGAGGAGACCGGTAGAGCAAGTAACATCCTTCCTCTATCCACCAGCAAGAAAATGTAATCaattgtggaacaggctcaaagagcCATATGGCTGATCTTCGACATCGACTCCACTTTCACGGCCACCTCCGATATCCCTCaactcccttagagtccaaaaatctgtccactcagagggttctgaatcttggGCTATTTTCAAAGCTGGTATTGAGGATCACAATGACTGAGCATCCTCGACCCTCAAGGGTTAAAACACTTCTCCTTATTTCAGGTCCAAATGGCCGACCCTTTATCTTGACACCATGCCTGCTCGTTCTAGACTTTCCGACCGAGGATAACAGCCTCTCTGAAACATATTACATCTACCAGGTCAAGCTCTCTCAGAATCCTATGaggtcacctctcgttcttctaaactccaaagaatagagTCCAttgtgctcaatctttcctcataggacaaacctGTGTGCCAATTGGCTGATACTGTTAAAGTTCACACTAATGTATTCCTCTCTGATCTTGCTATTCTTTGCTCATGTAAACTAACCAATTACAACTGCCCATCGGCACAAGTAACCTTTCTAATAGGGTAGTCTGCTTCCTTTGATAACTCGGATTAAATGCCTTACCTGTATATCCGCCGACAGCCAGATATGGAAAGACAGGGGCTCCATAATCTGCCATACAGCTCATTCCCAATTCCGTATTGTCTTTGAAAGACAGAGGAGAGCTGCAGACGGAAACGTATTTTTACTTACTGAATGGCACTTGCAGCCCAATAAGCCACGTGCTAGAGTTAGGAGGACAGAAGATGCACGGACAGTCaggaaatgagaaataggaggccttcaaaagagaagatAGTTTGGGTGCTGTCTGCACACATCCCCACGAGGAGGAAAGGGAAGAACACACAAAGCGAGAATTCCCAGACTGACTAAAGATAGAGATATTATAAGAAGACTAAATGGAGGCTTATGATAAATGCCAGGGGCTGAATACAGCAGAGAACCGAGCTGAATATCAAAACTCAGGGGTAACACAAACGGGAGGCCAAAAGTATTCTGTGAACATAAATTATACAAGGCTGGTCAAAGGAAAGGTGCGGTTGATTCGGGGCCAAAATGAGACCTTCTTGTGGGTCATGGCTGAGGGGATAAATGagtatttgcatctgtcttcactacagaAGAGGATGCTGCTAATGTAACAGTAAAGGAGGAGATAGGTGGTGTTATTGTATCAATAAAGAGGATGTATGTAAAAGGTTGGCAGTCCACaaagtcctccttggatataggactggaggattgcaaatgttacactctttctTCGAAAAGACGAGGAATCCGGATACAATTTATTCTCAAGTCAGTACggatctggcagcgtctgtggcgagagaagcagagttaacgtttcgggtcagtgacccttcttcagactggAGGTAATTATACGGCGCTGTGCCCCAGGGGTCAGAATTAGGAGCACTGCTCTTTTGGATATATCCTGGAATTTGGTGTCACCTGAAAACTTTGAACTTGTGGTCTGTGTACTAAACTCGGAAACGTGGTCGATAATGAGGTGGGAAGTAACAGATTTTGGGAGGACAGTGGCAGATTGCTGAACtgggcagatgcatggcagatggaatgtaacgcagagaagtgtgataCATTtctgtaggaagaatgaagagagacgTCATAAATTAAATAGTACCATTTccaagtggatgcaggaacagagagatgtcGGGGTGTATGTTCATCaaactttgaaagtggcaggacaagttgagaaggcgtgCATGATCCTTGGATTTCtgaacagagaaggtttaccataacctccttgtttttgtacttcaTCAATCGCTGGTTAGGCGATTCTGTTCAATTCAGGGCATCacacagttatgtggagagactgggagaatgtggggttgttctcctgagagcagcgaAGGTTAAGGGGACATTTAATCGAGGTGTTCCAAATTATGAGGGTCGATAGGGAGAAGCCGTTTCCAGTGGGAGACGGTTGGCAAACCGAAGAACGCAAAATTAACATGATCGGCAAAAGGACCAAAAGGTCATGTGAGGGGGAAAATAACTCACTGTataaattgttgtgatctggaacgcgttgcctgaaaGGGATTCAATACCCAATTCCCGTTTGAAAGTGACTAAATACTTGAAGGGAGAAAATGTGCAGGGCTGGGAGGAAAAAGTAAGAAGGTGGGACTAatgggatagttctttcaaagagctggtactgacacgatggaccaaatggccttctgtgctgtatcattctatgactgtGGGACAACGTGTAGGAGTTACGAAGGCTGACAACATGCAGAGTTCGTGCCCAGTTCTCCAACACtgccacacacatgctctctctctcacacacacacacacgcacacttacagtaaaagctttgttacctGGCACGTCAAACAATTCTGCTTAATGTACGTGAAACTCCGCAGTGAAACACATCTGACCGCAGAGACTAAGAATCCCATGCTAGCCCAAGGGCAACCGTCACCCGGGCAAGTTCGCTAGCAAGCAAAGTGCCAGATAACAAAGCTTTGAGTGAAATCAAGCTGATCAAAATGAGAAGCACCTACTTGATACAGTAGAGAAAGTGGTCTCTCCAGTCAACGACGCCGGTTTCTCCAGCCACTGTCTGGATGGCAGTCTCCTCAATGTTGTTCCTGTCATTTTGGAAGTATTGGAGCACGCTGTTGACAGCACAGTCTGTGCTGCGGGGATTCTCCGGGTTCAGCGGAGCATAGCAGATGTCTGCAATGGTGATGTTCCTCTGCACGGTTTCCGACCAGACGCTGATATTTTGGAGCCTGCTCTGAAAATCCAGAAGCTCCAGGATGATGTCTTTGGCGAAGATGCCACTGAACGTGTTTGGCCCAAACAGGACGGAGTCGTAGGTGTAATTGGTGCGGTTCGGCACGGTGATTATGATTTGGTTGGTGCGAAAGAAAGGGCCAAAATTGGCATCGTGGAAAGCTTTCTCTTGACGGGCTCGGCTATTGGGGGCGGACCAGAGTTCGACAGGGCTGGTGGTGAGAGTGATGAAGGTCATCCCAGCTGACAGACCGCTCACCACAGCGAAAGAGATGCAGATGACGGTGACTGGGTAACGCGCCACCATGGTGCCCCATCTCCTGAACATCCAGCCCAGGGACTGCTGGGTGGCCCCGCTCAGTTTATGAGACCACTTGACGTCCTCCGGCCTGAGCTGCGGAACGTTCAGGCTGGTGCGGTCTGCTTTCTCGGCACGGCCTGAACAATGGTAACGAACGAGAAAAGCGACAAACAGGACGACCAGAATACAGAACACCACAATACAAATGACAAGGATCCCATCCAATTGACCGATCATCCAGGTCCCAGCTGGGGGGACTGGAGAGGGTATGACGGGGCACGACTCCTCACAGTCCAGGCAGGAGCAAGCCTCTCCATTGGAAACCATGGACTCGTTGCACATCCAGTACTTCCCGTCGTAAGGAACGATCCCATCGCTGACGTTGGTGGCTTTGTCGAGCAGGACAAAGTCAATGTCTAAAGGTGCCAAGCCATTGCTGCTGTCGCCTTGGAAAGCGAGCCAGCGTTCGGTGTTGCAGAGCTGGGAGCCGTACTTGCCACACATGGGGGAGATGGCGAAGCCTCCCGTCGCCGGGATGCGCACGTTCTTGCAGGAATCGTATGTCCCGTCCGCAAACACTTTGTCATAGTAGCACTGGTACTCCAACACGGCCTCGGTGATGGTGCCGGAGAGATTTGCAGGGAAGGTCCTAGTGATATTGATGTGGAGGCTCTGATTCGGGCTGCAGGTGTTTTGAcagtagaggttgacaaagttctcAAGGCAAGAGGGACAGCGGCTCAAGAGGGGTTTGGACATGGACAGGCTGTTGTCCAGCAGCGTCAGCTGCTTCATTGAACAGCAGGCATAGGTATTTTGGTCGCCATTGTAGATCATTGGACAGATGGACTTCAGCAGGGCCAAGTGTTTGCCGTACAGTTTGATGGCAGGTCCATTGTACACGCAAGGAATTCGGGCTGGCAGAAAGCTTCCCGTCACCTCAGGGTTTTTCCCACAGTCTCGATAATAGGAACATACTCCGCTCTGATGAATCCACCGACAGGTCACCTGTCGAGGAGAAAAGTTAAGGCAGCAAATCCTCATCGGAACAAGGCaattctgtctccccaaagcctgtccaccatctacaaggcacaagtcaggagtgtgatggaatactctccacttgccctggatgggtgcagctccaacaacactcaaggagctcgacaccctccaggacaaagcagtccacttgatcgacaccccatctacaaacattcactccctccaccaccgacgcacagtgacagcagtgtgtaccatctacaagatgcactgcagc of Heterodontus francisci isolate sHetFra1 chromosome 47, sHetFra1.hap1, whole genome shotgun sequence contains these proteins:
- the npc1l1 gene encoding LOW QUALITY PROTEIN: NPC1-like intracellular cholesterol transporter 1 (The sequence of the model RefSeq protein was modified relative to this genomic sequence to represent the inferred CDS: deleted 2 bases in 2 codons) — encoded protein: MLSKVFTVLLLLDHLSSMVTCRWIHQSGVCSYYRDCGKNPEVTGSFLPARIPCVYNGPAIKLYGKHLALLKSICPMIYNGDQNTYACCSMKQLTLLDNSLSMSKPLLSRCPSCLENFVNLYCQNTCSPNQSLHINITRTFPANLSGTITEAVLEYQCYYDKVFADGTYDSCKNVRIPATGGFAISPMCGKYGSQLCNTERWLAFQGDSSNGLAPLDIDFVLLDKATNVSDGIVPYDGKYWMCNESMVSNGEACSCLDCEESCPVIPSPVPPAGTWMIGQLDGILVICIVVFCILVVLFVAFLVRYHCSGRAEKADRTSLNVPQLRPEDVKWSHKLSGATQQSLGWMFRRWGTMVARYPVTVICISFAVVSGLSAGMTFITLTTSPVELWSAPNSRARQEKAFHDANFGPFFRTNQIIITVPNRTNYTYDSVLFGPNTFSGIFAKDIILELLDFQSRLQNISVWSETVQRNITIADICYAPLNPENPRSTDCAVNSVLQYFQNDRNNIEETAIQTVAGETGVVDWRDHFLYCINSPLSFKDNTELGMSCMADYGAPVFPYLAVGGYTDEDFTLSEAFIMTFSLNNYETDDPKYEYVMLWEREYLKMLREFKENNSFSFSFVYMSERSLEDEISRTTLEDLPIFAISYLVIFVYIALALGEYTSWRTFMIESKITLGLGGILVVLGAVLSAMGFYCYVGVPASLVILEVVPFLVLAIGADNIFILVLQYQRDERKAGEQREEQIGRVLGDVAPSMLLCSMSESVCLFLGALAKMPAVRSFALYAALAVLIDFLLQMSAFVALMSLDSRRSEAARIDICCCIRCKCCKSKKKKKKREGLLLPFMRGYYAPFLLHSVTRIIVLILFLFMFCAGIFLIFKVQVGLDQELSLPTDSYMLDYFAALNKYFEVGVPVYFVTKAGYNFSTVDGMNGVCSSVGCDNNSMTQKIQYATKFPDVSYLSIPASSWVDDFIDWLNPISRCCRLHLFGPNEGEFCPATSNDLSCRKACMQSNLNGIIRPTVENFSQYLPSFLNDTPTLQCSKGGLGAYGDAVKIGNDGEILASRFMAYQTPLKNSSEYTAALKVARQLADNIQESMRQVPGTDPDFEVFPYSITYVYYEQYLTIATEGMVNLALCLIPTFVVCCILLGMDIRSGLLNLVAILMIIVDTVAVMTLWNISYNAVSLINLVTAIGMSVEFVSHLTRSFAISTKKNKVERAKEATATMGSAVFAGVAMTNLPGIIVLYFAQSQLIQIFFFRLNLVITLLGMAHGLVFLPVFLSYFGPNINTAVLLRQQKAKEQTPVPVASNNCYQNFGCDGSVEFDSAAQCNGTTKTEGHGTPRASEASLDKDMTSTQTLENCAVRTVTSF